One Micromonospora craniellae genomic region harbors:
- a CDS encoding polysaccharide biosynthesis protein → MVSSLSGRRYLITGGTGSFGQTMVSRLLDAGATEVRVLSRDESKQDAMRHRLRDDRVRYYVGDVRDYDSVLKAARGMEFVFHAAALKQVPSCEFFPLEAVRTNVLGSANVVDACERVGVETLVLLSTDKAVYPVNAMGMTKALMEKVAQAHARNNPQARTRVCCVRYGNVMYSRGSVIPLFIEQIRRGALPTVTEPSMTRFLMSLAQSVDLVEHAFRDGQPGDVFIRKADACTIGDLATALCNLFGVPAKVDVLGIRHGEKLYETLASREELAHAVDLGDFLRVPVDSRDLNYALYFEEGNVERGALADFHSHNARRLSVPEIESLLRTLPEVRAQLNAAAATAVPA, encoded by the coding sequence GTGGTTTCCTCGCTTTCCGGCAGGCGCTATCTGATTACCGGTGGCACCGGGTCGTTCGGCCAGACGATGGTGTCCCGGCTGCTCGACGCCGGCGCCACCGAGGTGCGGGTCCTCAGCCGCGACGAATCCAAGCAGGACGCGATGCGGCACCGCCTGCGTGACGACCGGGTCCGGTACTACGTGGGGGACGTCCGCGACTACGACAGCGTGCTCAAGGCCGCCCGGGGCATGGAGTTCGTCTTCCACGCCGCCGCCCTCAAGCAGGTGCCGTCCTGCGAGTTCTTCCCGCTGGAGGCGGTCCGCACGAACGTGCTCGGCAGCGCGAACGTCGTCGACGCCTGCGAGCGGGTCGGCGTCGAGACGCTGGTGCTGCTCAGCACCGACAAGGCCGTCTACCCGGTGAACGCGATGGGGATGACCAAGGCCCTGATGGAGAAGGTGGCGCAGGCGCACGCCCGGAACAACCCGCAGGCCCGCACCCGGGTCTGTTGCGTGCGGTACGGCAACGTCATGTACTCGCGCGGCTCGGTCATCCCGCTGTTCATCGAGCAGATCCGCCGAGGTGCGCTGCCGACCGTCACCGAACCGTCGATGACCCGATTCCTGATGTCGCTGGCGCAGTCGGTCGACCTGGTCGAGCACGCGTTCCGCGACGGGCAGCCGGGTGACGTGTTCATCCGCAAGGCCGACGCCTGCACCATCGGCGACCTGGCCACCGCCCTGTGCAACCTGTTCGGGGTGCCCGCCAAGGTCGACGTGCTCGGCATCCGGCACGGAGAGAAGCTGTACGAGACCCTGGCCAGCCGCGAGGAACTCGCCCACGCCGTGGACCTGGGCGACTTCCTCCGGGTGCCGGTGGACAGCCGCGACCTCAACTACGCCCTCTACTTCGAGGAGGGCAACGTCGAGCGGGGAGCGCTCGCCGACTTCCACTCGCACAACGCCCGCCGGCTTTCCGTACCGGAGATCGAGTCGCTGTTGCGGACTCTGCCCGAGGTACGGGCGCAGCTCAATGCCGCGGCGGCCACCGCCGTGCCCGCATGA
- a CDS encoding dTDP-4-dehydrorhamnose reductase family protein: MNERHGTDPGAGGGGTERVPRRRDQADAAARPAARRVLVLGVTGMLGHAVLRDLSEDPDLDVHGLARRVDDHAGWFPAHLRDRITPGVDATRFADVRRLLDTLHPDVVINCVGVIKQRPDVQEAVPTVTLNALLPHLLADACADLGSRVVHVSTDCVFSGRRGGYTEEDLPDPPDLYGRSKLLGEATGPSALTLRTSIIGHELATHRSLVDWFLAQRGQVRGFTRAIYTGVTTVEFARLLRTVVLPREDLTGLYHVAAEPISKHDLLRLVAEVYGWPGELVPDDGFVCDRSMRADALTRATGYRPPGWPEMVRAMHAARARWSDASTDRPGVRV, encoded by the coding sequence ATGAACGAGCGGCACGGCACCGACCCGGGCGCGGGCGGCGGCGGGACGGAACGGGTGCCCCGGCGGCGTGACCAGGCCGACGCTGCGGCGCGTCCGGCCGCACGGCGGGTGCTCGTCCTCGGCGTCACCGGCATGCTCGGTCACGCCGTCCTGCGCGACCTGAGCGAGGACCCCGACCTGGACGTGCACGGTCTGGCCCGGCGCGTCGACGACCACGCGGGGTGGTTCCCGGCGCACCTGCGCGACCGGATCACCCCGGGCGTCGACGCCACCCGGTTCGCCGACGTCCGCCGGCTCCTCGACACGCTCCACCCGGACGTGGTGATCAACTGCGTGGGCGTCATCAAGCAGCGGCCGGACGTGCAGGAGGCGGTGCCGACCGTCACCCTCAACGCACTCCTGCCCCACCTGCTCGCCGACGCCTGTGCCGACCTCGGCAGCCGGGTGGTGCACGTGAGCACAGACTGTGTCTTCTCCGGTCGACGGGGCGGCTACACCGAGGAGGACCTGCCCGATCCCCCCGACCTGTACGGGCGGTCCAAGTTGCTCGGCGAGGCGACCGGACCGTCGGCGCTCACCCTGCGTACCTCGATCATCGGGCACGAGCTGGCCACGCACCGATCCCTGGTGGACTGGTTCCTCGCCCAACGGGGCCAGGTACGCGGTTTCACCCGGGCCATCTACACCGGCGTGACGACCGTCGAGTTCGCCCGGCTGCTGCGCACGGTGGTGTTGCCCCGCGAGGACCTGACCGGGCTCTACCACGTCGCGGCCGAACCGATCTCCAAGCACGACCTCCTGCGGCTGGTCGCCGAGGTGTACGGGTGGCCGGGCGAACTGGTGCCCGACGACGGGTTCGTCTGCGACCGCTCGATGCGGGCCGACGCGCTCACCCGGGCCACCGGCTACCGGCCGCCGGGCTGGCCGGAGATGGTCCGCGCCATGCACGCCGCCCGGGCCCGCTGGTCCGACGCGTCGACGGACCGGCCGGGCGTCCGGGTCTGA
- a CDS encoding O-antigen ligase family protein produces MNRLGEWGVVAGAAGLVVVTTLVAVDAPLAAIGLTLLLLLVALVRRMDGWRWLLGLTTALLVCASSDIPALVELSFYPRYTAVAGLVVWELCRPVRAPVRLAPWTGVLVVALWSVAGLATLSTVWSVVPMETFQRGVALVLLAALVHVLVRRRWSEHGVMLGDLRTVYLVLSLSALVSLGYGFTGGMLTATLASSERFQGIYNNPNMLAIVCALAVPLGWAVYQQFRRLALLLGVVPVGICLLLSQSRTGIVAVLVGAAWVLLRHGFRPVVRLASAVTATLLVAHLVNLLPVVFSAPWMQRIVRRFTDPEGADLSNGRTEMWQATVDLWWQNRPTLGFGYASRNHLFELASLDEFFGASVSVVHNSYLQLLLELGLTAVAPLVALLLAAGHGALRAPVRGANSGLVWLVVSGLLIQLTESAIFGTGQPYPYVFWLAVAALLHRPTADPDGERGGSDHGRTDRRPRHRAVVPG; encoded by the coding sequence ATGAACCGTTTGGGCGAGTGGGGCGTCGTCGCGGGGGCGGCGGGGCTGGTCGTGGTCACGACCCTCGTCGCGGTCGACGCTCCGCTGGCCGCGATCGGGTTGACCCTGCTGCTCCTGCTGGTCGCCCTGGTCCGTCGGATGGACGGCTGGCGGTGGCTGCTGGGCCTGACCACGGCACTGCTGGTCTGCGCCTCGTCGGACATCCCCGCCCTGGTCGAACTGAGCTTTTATCCGCGCTACACCGCGGTCGCCGGCCTGGTGGTGTGGGAGCTGTGCCGACCGGTACGGGCCCCGGTCCGGCTCGCCCCGTGGACCGGCGTCCTCGTCGTCGCGCTCTGGTCGGTCGCCGGGCTCGCCACGCTCAGCACCGTCTGGTCGGTGGTCCCGATGGAGACCTTCCAGCGTGGTGTGGCCCTGGTGCTGTTGGCCGCCCTGGTGCACGTGCTGGTCCGGCGGCGGTGGTCCGAGCACGGGGTGATGCTGGGCGACCTGCGTACGGTGTACCTGGTCCTCAGCCTGTCCGCCCTGGTCAGCCTCGGATACGGGTTCACCGGCGGCATGCTGACCGCCACGCTGGCCAGCAGCGAGCGGTTCCAGGGGATCTACAACAACCCGAACATGCTCGCCATCGTGTGCGCCCTGGCCGTCCCCCTGGGCTGGGCCGTGTACCAGCAGTTCCGCCGGCTCGCGCTGCTGCTCGGCGTGGTGCCGGTCGGCATCTGCCTGCTGCTGTCGCAGTCGCGGACCGGGATCGTCGCCGTGCTCGTCGGCGCCGCCTGGGTTCTGCTGCGGCACGGGTTCAGACCGGTCGTGCGCCTGGCCTCGGCGGTGACCGCGACGCTGTTGGTGGCCCACCTGGTTAACCTGCTGCCGGTCGTCTTCTCGGCGCCGTGGATGCAGCGGATCGTGCGGCGCTTCACCGATCCGGAGGGGGCCGACCTGTCCAACGGCCGCACCGAGATGTGGCAGGCCACCGTCGACCTGTGGTGGCAGAACCGGCCCACGCTGGGCTTCGGGTACGCGTCCCGCAACCACCTGTTCGAACTCGCCAGTCTGGACGAGTTCTTCGGTGCGAGCGTCAGCGTGGTGCACAACAGCTACCTGCAACTGTTGCTGGAGTTGGGGCTCACCGCCGTCGCCCCGCTGGTGGCGTTGCTGCTGGCCGCCGGGCACGGCGCGCTCCGCGCACCGGTGCGCGGCGCCAACTCGGGCCTGGTGTGGCTCGTGGTCAGCGGTTTGCTGATCCAGTTGACCGAGTCCGCCATCTTCGGCACGGGTCAGCCGTACCCGTACGTGTTCTGGCTCGCGGTCGCCGCCCTGCTGCACCGGCCCACCGCCGACCCGGACGGGGAACGCGGCGGGAGCGACCACGGGCGGACGGACCGGCGACCGCGCCACCGTGCCGTGGTGCCCGGCTGA
- a CDS encoding glycosyltransferase, with the protein MNDRTLVRGRADRGRSAPRVRPARTLLVGAYAFPHGDATSNRLRQLARSAAPEGERTLVVNDWPCELPFPGDVGDLAGIDLVTLRIRGGNRLTRMSARLTRPVRVLRALRRLGVDRDEIGVVLLPMAMMTLGNWAVLRLALRAPVVVDASERHDRHQFARGWLTPYFVRHRWSTFLATRLVHRATAVTGALADHLTGYGLDVLVVPPQVDCDEFRPPRTPSLADGLRLLYAGTPGRKDMLDVIVRGISRLAPADQRRVSLTIAGVTREQAATRSDLDPALLDAVRAEVTFLGRVPRDSVLALLGGAHFSVLVRPTGGYAAHGFPSKVPESLAAGCPVLLNHTSDLAAYVHDGAEGLVLDGNGPDDVRRGIERALRLRDEEWVAMSRAALSRARESFDHRAWQARVTAFLADAGRR; encoded by the coding sequence ATGAACGACCGGACCCTGGTACGCGGCCGGGCCGATCGGGGCCGATCGGCGCCTCGGGTACGCCCGGCCCGGACGTTGCTCGTCGGCGCGTACGCCTTCCCGCACGGCGACGCCACCTCCAACCGGCTGCGGCAACTCGCCCGCAGCGCCGCACCCGAGGGGGAGCGGACCCTGGTGGTGAACGACTGGCCCTGCGAGCTGCCCTTCCCCGGCGACGTCGGCGACCTAGCCGGCATCGACCTGGTCACCCTGCGGATCCGGGGCGGCAACCGGCTCACCCGGATGTCGGCCCGCCTGACCCGACCGGTACGCGTCCTGCGTGCCCTGCGTCGACTGGGCGTGGACCGCGACGAGATCGGCGTGGTGCTGCTGCCGATGGCGATGATGACCCTCGGCAACTGGGCGGTGCTGCGGCTCGCGTTGCGCGCTCCCGTGGTGGTGGACGCCAGCGAACGCCACGACCGGCACCAGTTCGCGCGCGGCTGGCTCACCCCGTACTTCGTGCGGCACCGCTGGTCCACGTTCCTGGCGACCCGGCTGGTGCACCGCGCCACGGCGGTCACCGGCGCGCTCGCCGACCACCTCACCGGGTACGGCCTCGACGTGCTGGTGGTGCCGCCGCAGGTGGACTGCGACGAGTTCCGGCCGCCCCGGACACCGTCGCTGGCCGACGGGCTACGGCTGCTCTACGCCGGCACCCCCGGCCGCAAGGACATGCTCGACGTGATCGTGCGCGGCATCAGCCGGCTCGCCCCGGCCGACCAGCGGCGGGTGAGCCTCACCATCGCCGGCGTCACCCGCGAGCAGGCCGCCACCCGGTCGGACCTGGATCCGGCGCTGCTGGACGCGGTCCGCGCCGAGGTGACCTTCCTCGGCCGGGTGCCCCGCGACTCCGTGCTGGCGCTGCTCGGCGGCGCGCACTTCTCGGTGCTGGTCCGGCCCACCGGCGGGTACGCCGCCCACGGCTTCCCGTCCAAGGTGCCGGAGAGCCTCGCCGCCGGGTGTCCGGTGCTGCTCAATCACACCAGCGACCTGGCCGCGTACGTGCACGACGGCGCCGAGGGCCTGGTGCTCGACGGCAACGGCCCGGACGACGTGCGCCGGGGGATCGAGCGGGCGCTGCGGCTGCGGGACGAGGAGTGGGTGGCGATGAGCCGGGCCGCCCTGTCCCGGGCCCGCGAGTCGTTCGACCACCGGGCCTGGCAGGCCCGGGTCACCGCGTTCCTGGCCGACGCAGGTCGTCGCTGA
- a CDS encoding glycosyltransferase family 4 protein has protein sequence MPTFPDDLAVPGARRPARTCRVLRIVGELNFGGTEMRTAELLPRLAAAGVEVHLVTLSERIGPGPLAETVTRHGGTVTPIALDAHFAPRLIGLLRRLRPDVVHVDCANFSGVPLALARLRGVPVRVAHFRGDDNLRRSLRRRVYRRLCGRLLQRSATDILGVSPSALTFGYDRAWQDDPRCRVVLNGLDLDRLRAPGRDDLRALVGAEPGALVCVSVGRASPEKRRWLLPPILAELRALGVSAHAVLVGPGDDADDDARVRAAARAAGLADRVHLIGPRDDVGDLLRQADVVVHPSCLEGLPGGVLEPVALGIGAVAADLPGVRFIEAHLPGVTVVDTDAPPRAWAEAVRTAAAYTAATTPETAAARFADSIFAIDAAAAAHLAIYRPEKDSTAQQSRLTAGSER, from the coding sequence ATGCCCACCTTTCCGGATGACCTGGCGGTGCCCGGCGCGCGCCGGCCCGCCCGTACGTGCCGGGTGCTGCGGATCGTCGGTGAACTGAACTTCGGCGGCACCGAGATGCGTACCGCCGAACTGCTGCCCCGGCTGGCCGCCGCCGGTGTCGAGGTGCACCTGGTGACGCTCAGCGAACGGATCGGTCCCGGCCCGCTGGCGGAGACGGTCACCCGGCACGGCGGCACGGTCACCCCGATCGCCCTGGACGCGCACTTCGCGCCACGCCTGATCGGGCTGCTGCGGCGGCTGCGGCCGGACGTGGTGCACGTCGACTGCGCCAACTTCTCCGGCGTACCGCTGGCGCTGGCCCGGCTGCGGGGCGTACCCGTCCGGGTGGCGCACTTCCGGGGCGACGACAACCTGCGCCGGAGCCTGCGGCGGCGCGTCTACCGCCGGCTCTGCGGTCGTCTGCTGCAGCGCAGCGCCACCGACATTCTCGGCGTCTCGCCCAGCGCACTCACCTTCGGCTACGACCGGGCATGGCAGGACGACCCGCGCTGCCGGGTGGTGCTCAACGGCCTCGACCTCGACCGGCTGCGGGCACCGGGCCGCGACGACCTGCGGGCACTGGTCGGCGCCGAACCGGGCGCACTCGTCTGCGTCAGCGTCGGGCGGGCCTCGCCGGAGAAGCGGCGCTGGCTGCTGCCGCCGATCCTGGCCGAGCTGCGTGCTCTGGGCGTGTCGGCGCACGCGGTGCTGGTCGGTCCCGGCGACGACGCGGACGACGACGCGCGGGTCCGCGCCGCGGCGCGTGCCGCCGGCCTCGCCGACCGGGTGCACCTGATCGGCCCCCGCGACGACGTGGGCGACCTGCTCCGGCAGGCCGACGTGGTAGTGCACCCCTCCTGCCTGGAAGGACTGCCCGGGGGAGTGCTGGAACCCGTCGCGCTGGGCATCGGCGCCGTCGCCGCCGACCTGCCCGGGGTGCGGTTCATCGAGGCGCACCTGCCCGGTGTGACGGTCGTCGACACCGACGCGCCACCGAGGGCCTGGGCCGAGGCGGTGCGGACCGCCGCGGCGTATACCGCGGCGACGACGCCGGAGACGGCCGCCGCGCGCTTCGCCGACAGCATCTTCGCCATCGACGCCGCAGCCGCCGCCCACCTCGCCATCTATCGACCAGAAAAAGATTCGACAGCGCAGCAGAGCCGGCTGACCGCCGGCTCGGAACGGTGA
- a CDS encoding lipopolysaccharide biosynthesis protein, which produces MNRAASRVAPARPVTPDPVPTSEAAGDRDRRVTVDLAAAMVAKGIGLAAPLVVTPACFGYLGDQRYGLWMAVTALTGMAWFADLGLGNGLLTRLSHHVTDVRAQAREISSAFATLGAVAVVLVTVLVAVGPTVPWAGLFGVTDARVASDASAMVLLCFGAFAVNIPFSLIQRIQYARGQVVRSSVWQSAGALVAMVAVLGAITAGWSPLVVIGCAVLAVPLTNLLNTVAYFWFQEPALRPGPTLVDRTTAVVLLRLGLQFFALTTMSSLALNMDSPLVAYLLGPSVAAHYAVVGKLFAVLSVFVGLVGMTIWPVNGIALARGEVAWVRRNTRRMVLLYGVIVGVVGGALVGFGPRLIELWVGDIDRAEVSLALLAGLAGWSFLVAVTSPLIMVQNSVGLLRPQFVGWASFLVLAAGLKVWGLRQFGLAGLPVAACLAYVLTIWPAVFVGYRRALAGDRPRRPVRRAKERTDAHLSG; this is translated from the coding sequence GTGAACCGGGCGGCGAGTCGGGTCGCACCGGCGCGGCCGGTCACACCGGACCCGGTCCCGACGTCGGAGGCGGCGGGCGATCGGGACCGGCGGGTCACCGTCGACCTCGCCGCCGCGATGGTGGCGAAGGGGATCGGCCTGGCCGCGCCGCTCGTCGTCACCCCGGCCTGCTTCGGCTACCTCGGCGACCAGCGGTACGGCCTGTGGATGGCGGTCACCGCGCTGACCGGGATGGCCTGGTTCGCCGACCTGGGGCTGGGCAACGGACTCCTGACCCGCCTGAGCCACCACGTCACCGACGTGCGGGCGCAGGCGCGGGAGATCTCCAGCGCCTTCGCCACCCTCGGCGCGGTCGCGGTGGTGCTGGTCACCGTGCTGGTGGCGGTCGGGCCCACGGTGCCCTGGGCCGGACTGTTCGGCGTCACCGACGCGCGGGTCGCCTCGGACGCGTCCGCGATGGTGCTGCTCTGCTTCGGAGCCTTCGCCGTCAACATCCCGTTCTCGCTGATCCAACGGATCCAGTACGCCCGTGGCCAGGTGGTGCGCAGCAGCGTCTGGCAGTCGGCCGGTGCGCTGGTGGCGATGGTCGCGGTGCTCGGCGCCATCACCGCCGGGTGGAGTCCGCTGGTGGTCATCGGCTGCGCGGTGCTGGCCGTGCCGCTGACCAACCTGCTCAACACGGTGGCGTACTTCTGGTTCCAGGAGCCCGCGCTGCGGCCCGGTCCGACCCTCGTGGACCGGACCACCGCCGTCGTCCTGCTCCGGCTCGGCCTCCAGTTCTTCGCGCTCACCACGATGTCGTCGCTCGCGCTCAACATGGACAGCCCGCTCGTCGCGTACCTGCTCGGGCCCTCGGTGGCGGCCCACTACGCGGTGGTCGGGAAGCTGTTCGCCGTACTGTCGGTCTTCGTCGGGCTGGTCGGCATGACGATCTGGCCGGTCAACGGCATCGCCCTGGCCCGGGGCGAGGTGGCCTGGGTACGCCGCAACACCCGGCGCATGGTGCTCCTCTACGGCGTGATCGTCGGCGTGGTCGGCGGTGCGCTGGTCGGCTTCGGCCCGCGGCTGATCGAGCTGTGGGTGGGCGACATCGACCGCGCCGAGGTGTCGCTCGCGCTCCTGGCCGGGCTGGCCGGCTGGTCCTTCCTCGTCGCTGTCACGTCCCCGTTGATCATGGTACAGAACAGCGTCGGCCTGCTCCGGCCGCAGTTCGTCGGCTGGGCGTCGTTCCTGGTGCTGGCGGCCGGGCTCAAGGTCTGGGGACTGCGGCAGTTCGGGCTCGCCGGACTGCCGGTCGCGGCCTGCCTGGCGTACGTGCTGACGATCTGGCCTGCGGTGTTCGTGGGCTACCGGCGGGCGCTCGCCGGTGACCGGCCCCGGCGACCGGTACGACGAGCGAAGGAGCGGACAGATGCCCACCTTTCCGGATGA
- a CDS encoding NAD-dependent epimerase/dehydratase family protein yields MRVLVTGGAGFIGANLACAASADPAVKEVTVLDDLSVGLPANLDGLGVDLVEGSVLDPVALDTVMAGREAVVHLAALPSVPRSLRDPMASHQANATGTLMVLEAARRHQVGHVVVASSSSVYGTNPALPKTELTWTRPMSPYAASKLAAEAYALAYQASFGLPTLAFRFFNVFGPGQRHDHAYAAVIPRFVHAALHGEPVVLHGDGTQSRDFTYVGTVCQVILDALRRRVQHPHPVNLAFGARATLLDVVGELESLLGRSIDREYAAPRVGDVPHSLADDTLLRELFPDVTPVDRLDGLRDTVEWMSGRVAPAGTR; encoded by the coding sequence ATGCGTGTTCTCGTCACCGGCGGGGCCGGTTTCATCGGAGCCAATCTGGCCTGCGCCGCGTCGGCCGATCCCGCCGTCAAAGAGGTGACCGTCCTCGACGATCTCTCGGTCGGGCTGCCCGCCAACCTGGACGGACTCGGCGTCGACCTGGTCGAGGGCTCCGTCCTGGATCCGGTCGCCCTGGACACGGTGATGGCGGGCCGGGAGGCCGTGGTCCACCTGGCCGCCCTGCCGAGCGTGCCCCGCTCCCTGCGCGACCCGATGGCCTCCCACCAGGCGAACGCGACCGGCACGCTGATGGTGCTGGAGGCGGCCCGTCGGCACCAGGTCGGACACGTCGTCGTCGCCTCGTCGTCCTCGGTGTACGGCACGAACCCCGCGCTGCCCAAGACGGAGCTGACCTGGACCCGCCCGATGAGTCCCTACGCGGCGAGCAAACTGGCCGCGGAGGCGTACGCGCTGGCGTACCAGGCGTCGTTCGGCCTGCCCACGCTGGCCTTCCGGTTCTTCAACGTGTTCGGGCCGGGGCAGCGGCACGACCACGCGTACGCGGCGGTGATCCCGAGGTTCGTGCACGCCGCCCTGCACGGCGAGCCGGTCGTGCTGCACGGCGACGGCACCCAGTCCCGCGACTTCACCTATGTCGGCACGGTCTGCCAGGTCATCCTGGACGCGCTGCGCCGCCGGGTGCAGCATCCGCACCCGGTGAACCTCGCCTTCGGGGCACGGGCCACCCTGCTCGACGTCGTCGGCGAGCTGGAGAGCCTGCTCGGGCGGTCGATCGATCGCGAGTACGCCGCCCCGCGCGTCGGCGACGTGCCGCACTCCCTGGCCGACGACACCCTGCTGCGGGAGCTGTTTCCGGACGTGACCCCGGTCGACCGCCTCGACGGCCTCCGCGACACCGTCGAGTGGATGTCCGGGCGCGTCGCACCTGCCGGGACCCGGTGA
- a CDS encoding acyltransferase, whose translation MSSRVRTLVQRVRDHLAATRDPEAFARSLGVNLTGRVRFYGISRAMFGSEPWLITLGDNVFITSEVQFVTHDGGTLILRREHPDLDWTAPIVIGDDVYIGMRSMILAGVTIGNRCVIGAGSIVTRDIPDNTVAAGVPARPLRTTDEYLARLQAKSLGIGHLPVPAKHEAMKRIYGVTTA comes from the coding sequence GTGTCCAGTCGCGTTCGTACGCTGGTCCAGCGGGTGCGGGACCATCTCGCCGCCACCCGTGATCCGGAGGCGTTCGCCCGTTCCCTCGGGGTGAACCTGACCGGCCGGGTCCGGTTCTACGGGATCAGCAGGGCGATGTTCGGTTCGGAGCCCTGGCTGATCACCCTCGGCGACAACGTCTTCATCACCTCCGAGGTCCAGTTCGTCACGCACGACGGCGGGACGCTGATCCTCCGCAGGGAGCACCCGGACCTCGACTGGACCGCGCCGATCGTCATCGGCGACGACGTTTACATCGGGATGCGGTCGATGATCCTGGCAGGCGTCACCATCGGCAACCGCTGCGTGATCGGGGCGGGTTCCATCGTCACCCGGGACATCCCGGACAACACCGTGGCCGCCGGGGTGCCGGCGCGACCGTTGCGGACCACCGACGAGTACCTCGCGCGGTTGCAGGCCAAGTCGTTGGGGATCGGCCACCTCCCGGTGCCGGCCAAGCACGAGGCGATGAAGCGGATCTACGGCGTGACCACGGCCTGA
- a CDS encoding glycosyltransferase, producing the protein MNELARTCPPDAAGAPRSTPGSAVASDGYRVVATAGVFEPGFRGGGPIRSLRFILDTLPDDLDVTLITRDRDLRSPVSYPGLSGRLLRRDDRSAVFYLDPFAPRHWARLLRHVRSRPVDLLYVNSLWSPFSVVSIVAVASGVLRVGAILLAPRGELSPAALGIRSRKKRLFLTVWAPLLRRLDVSWQACSRREEEQIRAVVPWAKVMVNGNECAVPEDLAPPAEPRDGPLRLVFVGRISPMKNLATALEAVAGATRPIRFDIFGPVEDEPYWARCRRIVESMPAHVRVTYRGELPAAEVLATFGRYDAFLFPTLGENYGHVIVESLAAGCPVVCSDETPFSELIAEAGGAVVRPATAAAFSAVLDRLADRSVAERAEAKRIAAERYRIWREQSRELNVLEHARRFCR; encoded by the coding sequence GTGAACGAGCTGGCGAGGACCTGCCCGCCCGACGCCGCCGGGGCACCCCGGTCGACCCCGGGGTCCGCCGTCGCGTCGGACGGCTACCGGGTCGTCGCGACCGCCGGTGTGTTCGAGCCCGGCTTCCGGGGCGGCGGACCGATCCGCTCCCTGCGGTTCATCCTGGACACCCTGCCGGACGATCTCGACGTCACCCTGATCACCAGGGACCGTGACCTGCGCTCACCGGTGTCCTACCCCGGGCTGTCCGGGCGGCTGCTGCGCCGCGACGACCGTTCCGCCGTCTTCTACCTCGATCCGTTCGCTCCCCGGCACTGGGCGCGGCTGCTGCGGCACGTCCGGTCCCGACCGGTCGATCTGCTGTACGTCAACAGCCTCTGGTCGCCGTTCTCGGTGGTGTCGATCGTGGCGGTCGCCTCGGGCGTGCTCCGGGTCGGTGCGATCCTGCTCGCGCCGCGCGGCGAGTTGTCGCCGGCCGCCCTCGGCATCAGGTCCCGCAAGAAGCGACTCTTCCTCACGGTGTGGGCTCCGCTGCTGCGCCGCCTCGACGTGAGCTGGCAGGCCTGTAGCCGGCGGGAGGAGGAGCAGATCCGGGCGGTCGTGCCGTGGGCCAAGGTGATGGTGAACGGCAACGAGTGCGCCGTGCCGGAGGACCTCGCCCCGCCGGCCGAGCCCCGCGACGGGCCGCTGCGGCTGGTCTTCGTCGGCCGGATCTCGCCGATGAAGAACCTGGCCACGGCCCTGGAAGCGGTGGCCGGAGCGACCCGGCCGATCCGGTTCGACATCTTCGGGCCGGTGGAGGACGAGCCGTACTGGGCGCGGTGTCGCCGGATCGTCGAGTCGATGCCCGCCCACGTCCGGGTCACCTACCGAGGGGAGCTACCGGCGGCGGAGGTGCTGGCCACCTTCGGGCGGTACGACGCGTTCCTCTTCCCGACGCTGGGCGAGAACTACGGGCACGTCATCGTCGAGAGCCTGGCCGCCGGCTGCCCGGTGGTCTGCTCCGACGAGACCCCCTTCAGCGAGTTGATCGCCGAGGCCGGGGGAGCGGTGGTACGCCCCGCGACGGCAGCCGCCTTCAGCGCGGTGCTTGACCGGCTCGCCGACCGGTCGGTCGCGGAACGGGCCGAGGCGAAGCGGATCGCGGCCGAACGGTACCGGATCTGGCGGGAGCAGAGCCGGGAGCTCAACGTGCTGGAGCACGCTCGCCGGTTCTGCCGCTGA